A genome region from Phocoena sinus isolate mPhoSin1 chromosome 16, mPhoSin1.pri, whole genome shotgun sequence includes the following:
- the LOC116741904 gene encoding LOW QUALITY PROTEIN: uncharacterized protein LOC116741904 (The sequence of the model RefSeq protein was modified relative to this genomic sequence to represent the inferred CDS: inserted 2 bases in 1 codon), with translation MREFFSDIYCGNLVELLEVPTSTQSRRFRQGSHVKLSERRLPQDPPPSPEQARKSLRQASAFAAWIVSLRGRGSTTLEFRRARRQCGASLRHRDLFSRLLGCVXLCSSRRRREPGSGRAESLSPLGMAAPSMKERQACWGARDEYWKCLDENTEDASRCKKLRSSFESSCPQQWDKSPARRPHECCSFGLRGPSRTGSLSEAALPLASGEFRDSVGKRPRAAGVLNHEVL, from the exons GTGCCAACTTCCACACAAAGCCGCCGTTTCCGGCAGGGCTCGCACGTTAAGCTTTCCGAACGGCGCTTG CCCCAGGACCCGCCTCCCTCGCCCGAGCAGGCCCGGAAGTCACTGCGACAG GCCAGCGCATTCGCCGCGTGGATTGTTTCCTTGAGGGGGCGGGGTTCTACGACGCTTGAGTTCCGGCGGGCGAGGCGGCAGTGCGGCGCCAGTCTTCGGCACCGCGACCTTTTTTCTCGGTTGCTGGGCTGCGT CCTCTGCTCCAGTCGGCGCCGAAGGGAGCCTGGTTCTGGGCGGGCGGAGAG CTTGAGCCCACTAGGAATGGCAGCCCCATCTATGAAAGAAAGGCAGGCTTGCTGGGGAGCCCGGGATGAGTACTGGAAGTGTTTAGATGAGAACACAGAGGACGCTTCTCGGTGCAAGAAGTTAAGAAGCTCATTTGAATCAAGCTGTCCCCAACAGTGG GATAAATCTCCGGCCCGCCGTCCACACGAGTGTTGCAGCTTCGGCCTCCGGGGCCCCTCCAGAAccggcagcctcagtgaggccgcccTCCCCTTGGCCTCCGGGGAGTTCCGTGACAGCGTAGGGAAGAGACCCCGAGCTGCGGGAGTTCTAAATCATGAAGTCTTATGA